The following proteins come from a genomic window of Triticum aestivum cultivar Chinese Spring chromosome 6A, IWGSC CS RefSeq v2.1, whole genome shotgun sequence:
- the LOC123129279 gene encoding putative ripening-related protein 5, with protein sequence MATARALATMAVFLLVALSTSHIASSLRPGLGVCRASGYLPGKQGNCEKSNDPDCCEDGKRYPQYHCSPPVTATTKAVLTLNSFEKGKDGGGPSECDNSYHSDKEMVVALSTGWFKNMARCGHRIKISANGKSVYAKVVDECDSVYGCDEDHNYEPPCANNIVDASPAVWNALGLDQNVGMEGITWSDE encoded by the coding sequence ATGGCCACTGCAAGAGCTCTAGCCACCATGGCAGTTTTCCTCCTGGTGGCCCTCTCCACCTCCCACATCGCGTCCTCGCTCCGCCCAGGTCTCGGTGTGTGCCGTGCAAGTGGCTACCTTCCAGGAAAGCAAGGCAACTGTGAGAAGAGCAACGACCCCGACTGCTGCGAGGATGGCAAGAGATACCCGCAGTACCACTGCTCGCCGCCGGTCACCGCGACCACCAAGGCCGTCTTGACGCTCAACAGCTTCGAGAAGGGCAAGGACGGCGGCGGTCCGTCCGAGTGTGACAATTCCTACCACAGCGATAAGGAGATGGTCGTTGCGCTCTCCACCGGCTGGTTCAAGAACATGGCCCGTTGCGGGCACCGCATCAAGATCAGCGCCAATGGCAAGTCTGTGTATGCCAAGGTGGTGGACGAGTGTGACTCCGTCTATGGCTGCGACGAAGACCACAACTACGAGCCCCCGTGTGCTAACAACATCGTTGACGCCTCTCCTGCGGTGTGGAATGCCTTGGGGCTCGACCAGAACGTCGGCATGGAGGGCATCACCTGGTCCGATGAGTGA
- the LOC123129282 gene encoding putative ripening-related protein 5, whose translation MATARALATMAVFLLVALSTSHIASSLRPGLGVCRASGYLPGKSGNCEKSNDPDCCEDGKRYPQYHCSPPVTATTKAVLTLNSFEKGKDGGGPSECDNSYHSDKEMVVALSTGWFKNMARCGHRIKISANGKSVYAKVVDECDSVYGCDEDHNYEPPCANNIVDASPAVWNALGLDQNVGMEGITWSDE comes from the coding sequence ATGGCCACTGCAAGAGCTCTAGCCACCATGGCAGTTTTCCTCCTGGTGGCCCTCTCCACCTCCCACATCGCGTCCTCGCTCCGCCCAGGTCTCGGTGTGTGCCGTGCAAGTGGCTACCTTCCAGGAAAGTCAGGCAACTGTGAGAAGAGCAACGACCCCGACTGCTGCGAGGATGGCAAGAGATACCCGCAGTACCACTGCTCGCCGCCGGTCACCGCGACCACCAAGGCCGTCTTGACACTCAACAGCTTCGAGAAGGGCAAGGACGGCGGCGGTCCGTCCGAGTGTGACAATTCCTACCACAGCGATAAGGAGATGGTCGTTGCGCTCTCCACCGGCTGGTTCAAGAACATGGCCCGTTGCGGGCACCGCATCAAGATCAGCGCCAATGGCAAGTCTGTGTATGCCAAGGTGGTGGACGAGTGTGACTCCGTCTATGGCTGCGACGAAGACCACAACTACGAGCCCCCGTGTGCTAACAACATCGTTGACGCCTCTCCTGCGGTGTGGAATGCCTTGGGGCTCGACCAGAACGTCGGCATGGAGGGCATCACCTGGTCCGATGAGTGA
- the LOC123129952 gene encoding putative ripening-related protein 5: MATARALATMAVFLLVALSTSHIASSLRPGLGVCRASGYLPGKSGNCEKSNDPDCCEDGKRYPQYHCSPPVTATTKAVLTLNSFEKGKDGGGPSECDNSYHSDKEMVVALSTGWFKNMARCGHRIKISANGKSVYAKVVDECDSVYGCDEDHNYEPPCANNIVDASPAVWNALGLDQNVGMEGITWSDE, encoded by the coding sequence ATGGCCACTGCAAGAGCTCTAGCCACCATGGCAGTTTTCCTCCTGGTGGCCCTCTCCACCTCCCACATCGCGTCCTCGCTCCGCCCAGGTCTCGGTGTGTGCCGTGCAAGTGGCTACCTTCCAGGAAAGTCAGGCAACTGTGAGAAGAGCAACGACCCCGACTGCTGCGAGGATGGCAAGAGATACCCGCAGTACCACTGCTCGCCGCCGGTCACCGCGACCACCAAGGCCGTCTTGACGCTCAACAGCTTCGAGAAGGGCAAGGACGGCGGCGGTCCGTCCGAGTGTGACAATTCCTACCACAGCGATAAGGAGATGGTCGTTGCGCTCTCCACCGGCTGGTTCAAGAACATGGCCCGTTGCGGGCACCGCATCAAGATCAGCGCCAATGGCAAGTCTGTGTATGCCAAGGTGGTGGACGAGTGTGACTCCGTCTATGGCTGCGACGAAGACCACAACTACGAGCCCCCGTGTGCTAACAACATCGTTGACGCCTCTCCTGCGGTGTGGAATGCCTTGGGGCTCGACCAGAACGTCGGCATGGAGGGCATCACCTGGTCCGATGAGTGA
- the LOC123129954 gene encoding putative ripening-related protein 5 encodes MATARALATMAVFLLVALSTSHIASSLRPGLGVCRASGYLPGKSGNCEKSNDPDCCEDGKRYPQYHCSPPVTATTKAVLTLNSFEKGKDGGGPSECDNSYHSDKEMVVALSTGWFKNMARCGHRIKISANGKSVYAKVVDECDSVYGCDEDHDYEPPCANNIVDASPAVWNALGLDQNVGMEGITWSDE; translated from the coding sequence ATGGCCACTGCAAGAGCTCTAGCCACCATGGCAGTTTTCCTCCTGGTGGCCCTCTCCACCTCCCACATCGCGTCCTCGCTCCGCCCAGGTCTCGGTGTGTGCCGTGCAAGTGGCTACCTTCCAGGAAAGTCAGGCAACTGTGAGAAGAGCAACGACCCCGACTGCTGCGAGGATGGCAAGAGATACCCGCAGTACCACTGCTCGCCGCCGGTCACCGCGACCACCAAGGCCGTCTTGACGCTCAACAGCTTCGAGAAGGGCAAGGACGGCGGCGGTCCGTCCGAGTGTGACAATTCCTACCACAGCGATAAGGAGATGGTCGTTGCGCTCTCCACCGGCTGGTTCAAGAACATGGCCCGTTGCGGGCACCGCATCAAGATCAGCGCCAATGGCAAGTCTGTGTATGCCAAGGTGGTGGACGAGTGTGACTCCGTCTATGGCTGCGACGAAGACCACGACTACGAGCCCCCGTGTGCTAACAACATCGTTGACGCCTCTCCTGCGGTGTGGAATGCCTTGGGGCTCGACCAGAACGTCGGCATGGAGGGCATCACCTGGTCCGATGAGTGA
- the LOC123129281 gene encoding putative ripening-related protein 5: MATARALATMAVFLLVALSTSHIASSLRPGLGVCRASGYLPGKSGNCEKSNDPDCCEDGKRYPQYHCSPPVTATTKAVLTLNSFEKGKDGGGPSECDNSYHSDKEMVVALSTGWFKNMARCGHRIKISANGKSVYAKVVDECDSVYGCDEDHNYEPPCANNIVEASPAVWNALGLDQNVGMEGITWSHE, translated from the coding sequence ATGGCCACTGCAAGAGCTCTAGCCACCATGGCAGTTTTCCTCCTGGTGGCCCTCTCCACCTCCCACATCGCGTCCTCGCTCCGCCCAGGTCTCGGTGTGTGCCGTGCAAGTGGCTACCTTCCAGGAAAGTCAGGCAACTGTGAGAAGAGCAACGACCCCGACTGCTGCGAGGATGGCAAGAGATACCCGCAGTACCACTGCTCGCCGCCGGTCACCGCGACCACCAAGGCCGTCTTGACGCTCAACAGCTTCGAGAAGGGCAAGGACGGCGGCGGTCCGTCCGAGTGTGACAATTCCTACCACAGCGATAAGGAGATGGTCGTTGCGCTCTCCACCGGCTGGTTCAAGAACATGGCCCGTTGCGGGCACCGCATCAAGATCAGCGCCAATGGCAAGTCTGTGTATGCCAAGGTGGTGGACGAGTGTGACTCCGTCTATGGCTGCGACGAAGACCACAACTACGAGCCCCCGTGTGCTAACAACATCGTTGAAGCCTCTCCTGCGGTGTGGAATGCCTTGGGGCTCGACCAGAACGTCGGCATGGAGGGCATCACCTGGTCCCATGAGTGA